The sequence GGCCACAGCGTCTCGACGGTAGTCAGCAAGGTGGATCCGGACAAGGGCGAGCGCTTCGCCTCGGTGCGCGCCGCGCCCATCCGCGACGACGAGGGCAACGTGCTCGGCGTGGTGGAGACGGTCCTGGACATCACCGACCGCATGCAGACCGAGGAGCGGCTGAAGGTCACGCGCGAACGCCTCGGGCAGTTCATCGACACCGCACCGCTGATGATCTACATGACCGACGCGAACCACCGCATCCGGGTGGCCAACAGCTTCATGCTCAAGACCCTGGGGCTGGAGGAGCGCGACGTGGTGGGGCAGACCATGCGCTCGGTGCTGCCCGAGCTCGCCGCCGCCGAGATGCACGAGGTCGAACGGCGCGTCCTGCAGACCGGCCAGAGCGCCCAGCACCAGGGCACCATGGACCTGGCCGGCGAGGACATGCACTACCGGGCCACCCTGTTCCCCGTGCACGTCGACGACGAGGTGGTGGGGCTCTTCAACCTGATCGAGGACACCTCGGAGTTGGCCGAGAGCGAGCGCAAGCTGGCCCTGCGCAGCGAGGAGCTGAGCGAGGCGCGGCAGCTGCTGAAGGGCGTGCTCGACAACAGCCGCGACCTGATCTTCCTGGCCGACACGAACGGCCGGCTGACCTCCTTCAACAAGGGCGCCGAACGGGCCCTCGGCTATGCGGCCGACGAGGTCATGGGGCGGCTGGTGGCGGATTTCTGCCGCCATGCCGAAGAATTCCACGCGCTCTTCGCGCAGACGCTCGCCGAGGGGCACGCCGAACAGTACGAGATGCCCTTCGTCCGCCGGGACGGCGAGGCCATCCTCTGCAACGTCTCCCTGACGACCATCGACGAGAGCGTGGGCCCCGCACACGAGGTGATCGGGATCTGCCGCGACATCACCCGCCGCCGTCGCCTGCAGGACGATCTGGTGCGGTCGGACCGCCTGGCCGCCATCGGCAAGATGGCCGCGGGCGTGGCGCACGAGATCAACAACCCGCTGGCCGTGATGGAATCGATCGCGGGCGTCCTGTCCGACACGCTCGAGGAGGAGGGCGACAAGCTGCATCCCGCCAGCCGGGACATGCTCGAGAAGGCGGCGACCAAGCTGCGGCACCAGGTAAAGCGCTGCTCCAGCATCACCCACAGCCTGCTGGGATTCACGCGCAAGTCGGAATCGGGCCGCGTGCCGGTGGACGTGAACGCGCTGGTGGACCAATGCCTCGATCTGCTGATGCCCGAGATCAGGAACGCCGGCGCGGTGATCAAGCGCGAATACGCGCCGGAACTCCAAAGCATCTCCACCGATCCCACGCTCCTGCAACAGGTCCTGGTTAACCTGCTGAAGAACGCCTGCGACGCCATCGAGGAGAAGAGCCGCGACGGCGGCTCGATAACGCTCACCACGCGACGGGACAGGGACGGCGTCACCGTCGCCGTGCGGGACGACGGCGTCGGCATCCCGGCCGAGGCGCTGGACAAGATCTTCGATCTGTTCCAGACCTCGAAGCCTGTCGGCAAGGGGACCGGGCTGGGCCTGGCGATCGTCCACGACATCATGGGCAGGCTCGGGGGCGACATCCGCGTCGAGAGCGAATTCGGGGAGTGGACCAGTTTCACCCTCTGGCTGCCGGAGGCGGCTTTAGTCGAGCATAGAGGAGGCGTGGCGTGACTGACAGGGATCGTGGGCGAACGGACACGGCCGACACTGCGGATCCGACGGATCAGCGGGGCTGGTCCGAGCTCTTCCGCACGGAGGACTACTGGGCGATCTGGCTGGGATTGGCCCTGATCGCCGCCTCCCTGATCGTCTACCTGCCCCGTCCGCCGGCCGGCATGGACGCGTCGCTCGCCACGGCCAACGCGACCCTGCGGAGCGAGGAGGCGGCGTCCCCGTTGCGGACGGTGGCCTGGTACGAGGCCCTCGACGCCAAGGCCGGGCTGAAGGGGACCGGCGAGCCCCACGGCAAGACGCTCACCCGGCTCCTGGCGACTCCCCACGGCTGGCGGGCCGATCCCCTGCACAGCCTGATCAGCGACGACGCCCGCGCCGCGGCGCAGAGAGCCGGCGCGGCGGCGAAGTCCGCCCGGAGAGCGGCAGCGGCGGCCGCCGCCAGGGAGGCGGCGCAAACGGCGGAGACCGTCGCCCGCGAGGCGGGCTACGCGGATGCGTCCCTGAACGAGGCCGCCCGGACGAAGATCGCGGACTGGCGCGAAGCCAGGTCGGCCGCGGCGAGCGCTGCGAAGGGAACCAAGGTCGCGGCCCACAACCTGCTGCCGGGCCTCGCCGCGGTGTGCGCGTTTCTGGCGCTTCTGTTCGGCGTCGGCATCCGTTGCATGGGCGGCTCGATATGGCGGTTCTGCCGGGGCTTCCCGTTCGTCTTCGCGATCGCCGTGCTGGCCTACATGGCCTCCCAACAGGCTCTGATGAGGGAATACGGCATCGGGTACGCGGCCTGGGCGATCCTCTTCGGCATGCTGATCAGCAACACGGTGGGCACGCCCCGCTGGGTCGTACCCGCGGTGCAGACCGAGTTCTTCATCAAGGCCGGTCTGGTGCTGCTGGGCGCGGAGATCCTGTTCGGCAAGATCGTCACCATCGGCATCCCCGGCATCTTCGTGGCCTGGCTGGTGACGCCGGTCGTGCTGATCTTCGGTTTCATCATCGGCGACCGCTGGCTCAAGATGCCCAGCAAGACCCTGAACGTGACCATCTGCGCCGCGGCCTCGGTCTGCGGCGTGTCGGCAGCCATCGCCACGGCCGCGGCCTGCCGCGCCAAGAAGGAGGAGCTGACCCTGGCCGTGGGCCTCTCCTTGATCTTCACCTCGTTGATGATGATCGGCATGCCGGCGTTCATCAAGGCGGTGGGCATGGGCCAGGTGCTCGGCGGCGCCTGGATGGGCGGCACCATCGACGCCACCGGCGCCGTGGCGGCCGCGGGCGCGTTTCTGGGGGAGAAGGCCCTCTACACCTCGGCCACCATCAAGATGATCCAGAACGTCATGATCGGCGTGGTCGCCTTCGGCGTGGCCCTGTACTGGACCATGCGGGTGGAGCGCCGCTCCGGCGTCGCGGTCGGCAAGATGGAGATCTGGTACCGCTTCCCCAAGTTCGTGCTCGGCTTCGTCGGCGTCTCGATCGTCTTCTCGATCATCTACGGCCTGATGGGGGACGACGCGGGGTACACCCTGATCGACCACGGCGTCATCCGCGGCGGCACCAAGCTGCTGCGCGGCTGGCTGTTCTGCCTGGCGTTCGTGAGCATCGGGCTGGCCACCAACTTCCGCGAGCTGGCGGACCAGTTCAGGGGCGGCAAGCCGCTGATCCTGTACGCGGGCACCCAGGGCTTCAACCTGTTGCTGACGCTGCTGATCGCCTGGCTGGCGTTCTACAAGGTCTTTCCGCACATCACGGAGAAGATCTGATGGGACGGGGGATGGGCTGTCGCAGTTCCCGCTCGGGCGCGCGGTCCGCCGCGGCCCGCTGGGGACGCCTGCTGGCCGGCGTGGCCTGCGTGTGGCTGTTCATGTTCGTGGTCGCGCCGGGGCTGCGGCGGGTGCCGGTGGTCGCGGCGGCGCTGGATTGCGTGCGGGAGAAGGGGATCGACGCCACGGGGTACTTCTACACGGATGTGGCGGCGTTCGGCGTGGCGGAGGCGGTGGTAAGGGAGTCGGTCGGCCGCAGGTGAAGGGAGACAGCTGTCCATAGGGAACGCGTCCTTCACGTTCCCTCGCCCCGAGAAAGCGAGGTCGCCGTGCCGGAACATCTTTCGAGCGTCGAATGGGCCCGACTCGGCTGGCGGGAATTCACCCCGCTGGTCATGCTGATGAGCCTGAGCGTCCTCCTGCTTTTCGTCCGCCTGAGCCGCGGGCGTCTGCGGCCACCCGGTTACCTGCGCTATCTCTGGGCCTTCCTGCTCGTCTTCGCCGTCGCCGACTTCGTCTCCTTCACGCCGGCCGTCTGGCTGCTGGCCTTCATCTCCTTCCGGGCCCTGCGCGAGTACTTCTCCCTGGTCGACCTCCGCCCGGAAGACCGCCTCGGCGTGCTGGGCGCCTACCTCTCGATCCCCTTCATGATCTACCTCGTGCAGATCGGCTGGTACGGGTTCTTCATCATCTCGATCCCTGTCTACGCCTTCATAGTGATTCCATATCTCGTCACGGTTTTCGACGAGGACGGCCGGGGCAGCCTGCTCTCCATCGGCATTATCGACTTCGGCCTTTTCTTCTTCGTCTATTGCCTCGGCCACCTGGCCTACCTCGCCTACTACTCCTCCTGGCTCGCGCTTCTGCTTCTGCTCCCGGTCGCGTTCTGCAAGTTCGTGTCGACCCGCTGTTCGCGCTGGGGGCGGCTGCCCGGACTTCTGATCGGCCTGCCCGCCGTCGTCGGTCTCTCCCTGCTGTTGCGGCCCTGGACCGGCGTGCCCTGCGGACCGGCGATCTTCGTCGGCGTGCTGATCCCGGTGCTCGTACAGATGGGAGAGCGCACGGTCGCCATGATCGAGCGGGACCTGGGTATCGACGCGGGCAACCTGGAGCCCGGCCGCGGCCGCGTGCTGGACGCACTGGCAGCCTACCTTTTCGCGGCACCGATCGTCTTCCACTACCTGCGCTGGATCATGAAGTTCGACGAGCTGGTGCTGGGCCATGGCGCATAGACTGCGCAGGCTGCCGCGCCTCCTCTTCCACCTGTTGCTGCTCCGGCCGCTCCTGCACCTCGTCTTCGGCCTCAGCGTTCGCGGTACGGAAAACCTGCCTGCTCGCGGCCCTTTCGTCCTGGCCGCGAACCATAACAGCCACCTGGACATCCTCATGCTCTGCAGCGCGCTGCCGCTGCGCCTGCTGGGGGATATCCACGTTGTCGCCGCCCACGACTACTTCGCCCGTCACAAGCGGCTTTTCGCCTTTCTGGACTGGCTCTTTCGCCCCGTCTGGATCGACCGCGAGACCAGGGGCGGCGACGTCCTGACGCGCATGCGTGAGATCGTGGATGCGGGTGAGAGCGTGATCATCTTCCCGGAGGGAACGCGGGGCGAGGCGGGCGTGCTGGGCCGCTTTCACACCGGCGTCGGCCGCCTCATGGCCAAGAGACCGGGCACGCCGCTATTGCCCGCCTTCATCCTGGGCGGCGAGCGTGCCCTGCCGCGCGAGACGGCCATGCCACTGCCCGTCTGGCAGCGCGTGAGCATCGGTCCTCCCCAGATCGTGAGCGGGAGCGCCGAGGATATCACGCTCGGCCTGCAGGAGAGTGTGGCCGCCCTGGGCTGTTCGGAGACTGCGGCGCGACACCGGCGCCGGACGGCGAAGCGGCCTGCCTTCGTCGTCGCCCTCCTGGGCATCGACGGCTCGGGCAAGAGCACGATC comes from bacterium and encodes:
- a CDS encoding phosphatidate cytidylyltransferase, which translates into the protein MPEHLSSVEWARLGWREFTPLVMLMSLSVLLLFVRLSRGRLRPPGYLRYLWAFLLVFAVADFVSFTPAVWLLAFISFRALREYFSLVDLRPEDRLGVLGAYLSIPFMIYLVQIGWYGFFIISIPVYAFIVIPYLVTVFDEDGRGSLLSIGIIDFGLFFFVYCLGHLAYLAYYSSWLALLLLLPVAFCKFVSTRCSRWGRLPGLLIGLPAVVGLSLLLRPWTGVPCGPAIFVGVLIPVLVQMGERTVAMIERDLGIDAGNLEPGRGRVLDALAAYLFAAPIVFHYLRWIMKFDELVLGHGA
- a CDS encoding PAS domain-containing protein, coding for MNATETRVAIVGGGKACHDFLRMIHVGSRRFGLKVVGVADPDPDSAGMSYAREIGVDMVTSDFRDILHMEQIDLLVELTGDPEVRDEITRTLPTHIHFVDHYASRFFWDLFSFAEESHRLRRKSEERVLAERNRLQNILDSLPFEILVIGTDYVVQLANRTFLENNRQRLENVVGHYCYDVEMITRGPCDISVDGCPHNASLQAGHSVSTVVSKVDPDKGERFASVRAAPIRDDEGNVLGVVETVLDITDRMQTEERLKVTRERLGQFIDTAPLMIYMTDANHRIRVANSFMLKTLGLEERDVVGQTMRSVLPELAAAEMHEVERRVLQTGQSAQHQGTMDLAGEDMHYRATLFPVHVDDEVVGLFNLIEDTSELAESERKLALRSEELSEARQLLKGVLDNSRDLIFLADTNGRLTSFNKGAERALGYAADEVMGRLVADFCRHAEEFHALFAQTLAEGHAEQYEMPFVRRDGEAILCNVSLTTIDESVGPAHEVIGICRDITRRRRLQDDLVRSDRLAAIGKMAAGVAHEINNPLAVMESIAGVLSDTLEEEGDKLHPASRDMLEKAATKLRHQVKRCSSITHSLLGFTRKSESGRVPVDVNALVDQCLDLLMPEIRNAGAVIKREYAPELQSISTDPTLLQQVLVNLLKNACDAIEEKSRDGGSITLTTRRDRDGVTVAVRDDGVGIPAEALDKIFDLFQTSKPVGKGTGLGLAIVHDIMGRLGGDIRVESEFGEWTSFTLWLPEAALVEHRGGVA
- a CDS encoding YeiH family protein, whose protein sequence is MTDRDRGRTDTADTADPTDQRGWSELFRTEDYWAIWLGLALIAASLIVYLPRPPAGMDASLATANATLRSEEAASPLRTVAWYEALDAKAGLKGTGEPHGKTLTRLLATPHGWRADPLHSLISDDARAAAQRAGAAAKSARRAAAAAAAREAAQTAETVAREAGYADASLNEAARTKIADWREARSAAASAAKGTKVAAHNLLPGLAAVCAFLALLFGVGIRCMGGSIWRFCRGFPFVFAIAVLAYMASQQALMREYGIGYAAWAILFGMLISNTVGTPRWVVPAVQTEFFIKAGLVLLGAEILFGKIVTIGIPGIFVAWLVTPVVLIFGFIIGDRWLKMPSKTLNVTICAAASVCGVSAAIATAAACRAKKEELTLAVGLSLIFTSLMMIGMPAFIKAVGMGQVLGGAWMGGTIDATGAVAAAGAFLGEKALYTSATIKMIQNVMIGVVAFGVALYWTMRVERRSGVAVGKMEIWYRFPKFVLGFVGVSIVFSIIYGLMGDDAGYTLIDHGVIRGGTKLLRGWLFCLAFVSIGLATNFRELADQFRGGKPLILYAGTQGFNLLLTLLIAWLAFYKVFPHITEKI
- a CDS encoding 1-acyl-sn-glycerol-3-phosphate acyltransferase, whose protein sequence is MAHRLRRLPRLLFHLLLLRPLLHLVFGLSVRGTENLPARGPFVLAANHNSHLDILMLCSALPLRLLGDIHVVAAHDYFARHKRLFAFLDWLFRPVWIDRETRGGDVLTRMREIVDAGESVIIFPEGTRGEAGVLGRFHTGVGRLMAKRPGTPLLPAFILGGERALPRETAMPLPVWQRVSIGPPQIVSGSAEDITLGLQESVAALGCSETAARHRRRTAKRPAFVVALLGIDGSGKSTISRLLAEYYSNQEITCLIGDELLLFSGGAPRRVQPLLKEKVRRWLSAQARDARSLARYKIPKISELLLRDALLGEARRWYGPDIVFMDGSPLLNMTAWSALYRDELMSQDFCARAMEILSGGGQPNDPLYGEFPELKAMKRLGLTRLHRPDAVIFLDVAPATSMKRILGRGEKMQVHENEEKLGRLREAYKLVVRALNDKPDLSAFVLDGEREQTAIRDEARSLIDRVRVDTGEEAT